The Aphelocoma coerulescens isolate FSJ_1873_10779 chromosome 2, UR_Acoe_1.0, whole genome shotgun sequence genome contains a region encoding:
- the CCDC13 gene encoding coiled-coil domain-containing protein 13 isoform X5, whose translation MLPNFLWRISVLEAENEQLQDQLREVWDENCRLYKLVSEKDFEIKQLQKTVQEERLALSGVSGLAGDVAATKIVELAKKNREITAEAESERARVKQLNHKVKELERELQAATEKIRSLGGDAAGIKESTLKMLEGNLAESPEVKALQEKLSTANLKVTEYRNQLQSVKQELKLTQKLLANEVGEDVNIQNLLTHSGSWRGRAQQILLLQTKVRELEHKLKGNKIRASLFEMEEGFLPFAGPRKLSIQEKNVLKIRSLEKEKKDSLEKLAGQHNALQKSHEELKKKLDASRARNQMLCGEVKMLKEQIGTLLEKGKHDDELVDALLSQQKQMQEILKGLSQKEEENKESQQIMGHHLNNEIQQQNSLIEQLRELVAEREATVKTLEEKIGQLTHQKKSAHPWDGSGSAYPSPSEHSGAPVEAGSCEPGRTESARAVSSMGHRLVGSAATEPFFLRDNIPPGRFAGQGWEVLQAEITEHRALFQATEVERDRLLELVTVLQKRVEESSDRVLEAEQKLQEERWRNDILEQQLEKLQVDPGSSTTAQKPPLRLTRGLSGLPLHVSDRNELSAALSKLPLEFQVKELITRLELQLDENKALKAALENTLKKRKKDFQLYPDTMKEVKNRFSRPVQRQKQEKS comes from the exons GGGTGTCTGGTTTAGCTGGAGATGTGGCAGCCACTAAAATAGTTGAGTTGGCCAAAAAGAACCGTGAGATAACTGCTGAGGCTGAGAGTGAGAGAGCCAGAGTgaagcagctgaaccacaaaGTCAAGGAGCTGGAACGAGAA CTACAGGCAGCCACAGAAAAAATCCGTTCCCTTGGTGGTGATGCTGCAGGAATCAAGGAATCAACTCTGAAAATGCTGGAAGGAAACTTG GCTGAAAGTCCAGAGGTGAAAGCGTTGCAAGAAAAATTGAGCACAGCCAATTTAAAAGTGACGGAATATCGGAACCAGCTCCAGTCTGTGAAACAGGAGCTGAAGCTGACCCAAAAG cttttagCCAATGAAGTTGGGGAAGATGTGAATATCCAAAATCTCTTGACCCATTCTGGCAGCTGGCGTGGGCGAGCTCAGCAAATTCTTCTTCTTCAAACCAAG GTTCGAGAGCTGGAGCATAAGTTGAAAGGAAACAAGATCAGAGCTTCACTGTTTGAGATGGAAGAGGGATTTCTGCCATTTGCTGGTCCAAGGAAGTTGTCAATCCAAGAGAAGAACGTGCTGAAGATTCGCagcctggaaaaagaaaagaaagactcTTTAGAG AAACTTGCCGGGCAACACAATGCTCTCCAAAAAAGCCATgaggaattgaaaaaaaaacttgATGCCTCAAGAGCCAGGAACCAAATGCTGTGTGGAGAAGTGAAGATGCTGAAGGAACAGATTGGAACCTTGCTGGAGAAAGGGAAACACGATGATGAGCTCGTAGATGCCTTGCTG AGCCAGCAGAAGCAAATGCAGGAGATCTTAAAGGGCCTGAgccagaaggaggaggagaacaaggAGTCTCAGCAGATTATGGGGCACCACTTGAACAATGAGATTCAGCAACAAAACTCCCTGATagagcagctcagggagctgGTGGCTGAGCGAGAAGCAACGGTGAAAACACTGGAAGAGAAGATTGGGCAACTCACACATCAG AAGAAATCTGCCCATCCATGGGATGGGTCAGGATCTGCTTATCCATCACCCTCTGAGCACTCAGGAGCACCAGTGGAAGCAGGCAGCTGTGAGCCTGGAAGGACAGAATCTGCCCG GGCAGTGTCCTCGATGGGCCACAGGCTTGTGGGGTCGGCAGCCACAGAGCCTTTCTTCCTCAGGGATAACATCCCGCCTGGAAG GTTTGCTGGCCAGGGCTGGGAAGTGCTGCAGGCAGAGATCACAGAGCACAGGGCTCTGTTCCAGGCTACTGAAGTGGAGAGGGACAGGCTCCTGGAACTGGTGACTGTGCTGCAGAAAAG ggtggaggaaagcagtgacAGAGTCTTGGAAGCTGAGCAGAAGCTTCAGGAAGAGCGGTGGCGAAATGACATCTTGGAACAGCAGCTTGAAAAGCTGCAGGTGGATCCAGGGAGCAGCACAACTGCACAGAAACCTCCCCTGAGGCTCACAAGAG GCCTGTCAGGACTCCCCTTGCATGTGAGTGACAGAAACGAGCTCTCTGCAGCCCTGTCCAAGCTGCCCCTGGAATTTCAGGTGAAGGAGCTGATCACAag GCTTGAGCTCCAGCTGGATGAGAACAAAGCTCTGAAGGCTGCTCTGGAGAACActttgaaaaagagaaagaaagattttCAACTGTATCCAGACACAATGAAGGAAGTGAAGAATAGATTTTCACGGCCCGTTCAGCGGCAGAAACAGGAGAAGAGTTAA
- the HHATL gene encoding protein-cysteine N-palmitoyltransferase HHAT-like protein, which produces MGVKAMLPSYELGFYALVVTCAVLYSGSGIFEASRDSMNRKAFRDGIKPGWHYFGRKMDVADFEWVMWFTSFRNVIIFALSGHVLFGKICSMTVPQHRAVMYMIYGVLAVLGSMGPVYLMIILSHCLVLYSVALAKQKWLCYVAGLCSLASFKVEPFGSWQSGFVTGAFDLQDVLFYGGCTFTIMRCMSFALESSKKEEGIYSIFDLLKYNFYLPFFFFGPVMTFDQFHAQVSTRELRRKDDEMKNIRVNALLHAGAIVAVDIFFHFFYILTLPSDLKFVNRLSDWSLAGLAYSNLVYDWVKAAVMFGVINTIARLDHLDPPQPPKCITMLYIFAETHFDRGINDWLCKYVYDHIGENHDNILKELVASIATFAITTLWLGPCEVVYIWSLVNCFGLNFELWVQKFFQLGPFARLEAKLSGAMSRRIRAAFGAVNFWAIVLYNILALNSLEFALLVTKRLLVMGFPVSTLSIWFITYCGVQLIKERERILAIEEEEKGDKAKVE; this is translated from the exons ATGGGGGTTAAAGCGATGCTCCCCAGCTACGAGCTGGGGTTTTATGCTCTCGTGGTGACCTGTGCTGTGCTCTACAGCGGCAGCGGGATCTTCGAGGCATCCAGAG ACAGCATGAACAGAAAGGCCTTTCGGGATGGCATAAAGCCAGGCTGGCACTACTTCGGCAGGAAGATG gacGTGGCCGATTTCGAGTGGGTGATGTGGTTCACCTCGTTCAGGAATGTCATCATCTTTGCCCTCTCGGGACACGTCCTCTTCGGCAAGATCTGCTCCATGACTGTGCCACAG CACCGGGCTGTGATGTACATGATCTACGGGGTCCTGGCCGTGCTGGGCAGCATGGGGCCAGTCTACCTGATGATCATCCTGTCCCACTGCCTGGTCCTCTACTCGGTGGCACTGGCCAAGCAGAAGTGGCTCTGCTACGTGGCCGGGCTCTGCAGCCTTGCCTCCTTCAAGGTGGAGCCATTTGGCTCGTGGCAG AGTGGCTTTGTAACGGGGGCTTTTGATCTCCAAGATGTCCTTTTCTATGGAGGATGCACCTTCACCATCATGCGCTGCATGAGCTTTGCCCTCGAGAGCTCCAAGAAGGAAGAGGGCATCTACTCCATCTTCGACCTCCTCAAGTACAACTTCTACCTCCCATTCTTCTTCTTTGGGCCTGTCATGACGTTTGACCAGTTCCATGCCCAG GTGAGCACCCGAGAGCTGAGGCGCAAGGACGACGAGATGAAGAACATCCGAGTCAATGCCCTGCTCCATGCTGGGGCCATCGTGGCTGTGGACATCTTCTTCCACTTCTTCTACATCCTCACCCTCCCTTCCGACCTGAAGTTTGTGAACCGCCTCTCGGACTGGTCCTTGG CTGGCCTGGCCTACTCCAATTTGGTGTATGACTGGGTGAAAGCTGCTGTCATGTTTGGGGTCATCAACACCATCGCCAGACTGGACCACCTGGAcccaccccagcccccaaaATGCATCACCATGCTCTACATCTTTGCCGAAAC GCATTTTGACAGAGGGATTAATGACTGGCTGTGCAA ATACGTGTATGACCACATTGGAGAGAACCACGACAACATCCTGAAGGAGCTGGTGGCCAGCATTGCCACCTTTGCCATCACCACGCTGTGGCTGGGGCCCTGCGAGGTCGTTTACATCTGGTCTCTCGTCAACTGCTTCGGCCTCAACTTCGAGCTCTGGGTGCAGAAGTTCTTCCAGCTGGGGCCCTTCGCCAGGCTGGAG GCCAAACTGTCAGGGGCCATGTCTCGGCGGATCAGGGCAGCTTTTGGGGCGGTGAACTTCTGGGCCATCGTCCTCTACAACATCCTGGCTCTCAACAGCCTGGAGTTTGCACTGCTGGTGACCAAGAGACTCCTCGTGATGG